The DNA sequence AGGTAATTTTATATATACTAAATTTTTATAAAAAATTAAAATTTGAGCATATGTACCAGCAGATCTAGCAAAAATACTACCCTTATTATTATAAGATATATTATAAATATATGTACCTAACTTACAATACTTTAACTGTATATAACTACCTAATTTTATATTATTTATATTTGTTATATAATAAATAGAATTTAATATATAATTATGATTTAAAACTATATATTTTTGTAAATAATTAAATTTATATGATAAATATAAAATACATCCTATATAACTATTTTTAAAATAAGTTTTTATTTTTTTAAATAAAAATACTTTATAATTTATATTAATATTATAATTATCATACCACAAATCAATTAATTTATATTGATATTTTAATTTACCACCTCCTTTATTATAAATAGTAGTATATCCTTTATTATTTTTACCAAAATTTTTTAAATATTTATAACTATTATATTTTTTTAATTTTAATATCATTTTAATTTTATAAAATATATTTTTAAAGTATTTTTATTATTTTTATTTATATTATTAATCTTTATATTTTTACTAATATCAAATTTAAAAATATTTTTAATAATATATTTTATATCTAATTTTGTTAAATATTTATTAGTATAAATAATATAAAACTTACTATTAATAAAATTAATTTTATAAAATATATTATTTAAACAAAAATTTAATATAATTTCTTTCATATTATACAATTAATATAATATAATTATATAAAATTAAATTTAATAAAATATATTTATTATTAATTTCATATAAATTAAATATCTTATAATTTTTACTTACTAATATCCCATTTAAATATAATATTTTATAAATTAATTCATTTATATTATTAAATTTAATATTTTTATAAATATATAATAAACCTAAAATATATTCGAATTTAATTATTAAAATATTACTACGCTTATTAATTAATAAATATAAAAAAATTAACTTATATATAAATTTATTATATTTAATAATTTTATTTCTATAAAAAGGACCAAATGTACAAGCACCTTGTTTACATACAGTTGAAGATAAAGTCTTTAATCTAGCTTTACCAGTACCTTTTTGAACTCTTACTTTTTTTTTACTAAAATTAATAAGACTTCTATTTTTTGTATTTTTATATTTATAAATATTATTTAAATAATAATATTTTATAATATAAACTAATAATTTATATATTTTAATATAATTATTTAAATATAATTTTATAAAAAAATTATATTTATATTTAAATATTATATTATTATTAAATATATTATTATTTATATTTAATATAATAATATTATCCATAATTAATATGTTATAATAAATATATTTCAGAAAAATAGGATTTGAACCTATATTCTTCTATTCCCAAAATAGATATGTTACCATTACACTATATTCTGAATATTAAAATTTTATACTTTTAAGGAAAATCGAATTCCTATTTTCTTCTTGAAAAAAAGATGTCTTACCTTTAAACGATAAAAGTTAAAACTTAAATTACCTGAGACTTGAACTCAGAACCATTCGATTAAAAGTCGAGTACTCTACCAATTAAGCTAGTAATTCTTAATTTAACGAATCTGACGAGAATTGAACTCGTATTCTTTATTATGACAAAATAATATTTTAACCTAATTAAACTACAAATTCAAATAAATATATATAGAGAAAAAGGGATTTGAACCCTTGGTATATACATAATATATACAATAAATTAGCAATTTATAGCTATAAACCACTCAGCCATTTCTCTATACAAAAATAAGTTAAATCAGATTTGAACTGATGTAGGTATAAC is a window from the Plasmodium yoelii genome assembly PY17X01, chromosome : API genome containing:
- a CDS encoding ribosomal protein L23, putative gives rise to the protein MKEIILNFCLNNIFYKINFINSKFYIIYTNKYLTKLDIKYIIKNIFKFDISKNIKINNINKNNKNTLKIYFIKLK
- a CDS encoding apicoplast ribosomal protein L4, with translation MDNIIILNINNNIFNNNIIFKYKYNFFIKLYLNNYIKIYKLLVYIIKYYYLNNIYKYKNTKNRSLINFSKKKVRVQKGTGKARLKTLSSTVCKQGACTFGPFYRNKIIKYNKFIYKLIFLYLLINKRSNILIIKFEYILGLLYIYKNIKFNNINELIYKILYLNGILVSKNYKIFNLYEINNKYILLNLILYNYIILIV
- a CDS encoding apicoplast ribosomal protein L2, translating into MILKLKKYNSYKYLKNFGKNNKGYTTIYNKGGGKLKYQYKLIDLWYDNYNININYKVFLFKKIKTYFKNSYIGCILYLSYKFNYLQKYIVLNHNYILNSIYYITNINNIKLGSYIQLKYCKLGTYIYNISYNNKGSIFARSAGTYAQILIFYKNLVYIKLPSKKLKYINYNNFCYIGINSNILYNKFKIKNAGYNVFYNKKPKVRGKAKNVCDHPHGGGKGKTGIGRKYPCSKKGLHSKGYKTKKI